From the genome of Oxobacter pfennigii, one region includes:
- a CDS encoding amidohydrolase — protein sequence MILIKNGIINTMSGKKYEKGCVLIEGTKIVEVGENISAPKGAKVIDAKGMFVMPGIIDAHCHIGLWEDAMGFEGADGNEMTNPITPHMRAIDGINPMDRCFQEAYEAGVTAAMTGPGSANVIGGQFAVVKTYGKRVDDMVIKAPAAMKIAFGENPKRVYHSKNQMPETRMGTAALLRETLLKAVEYKTKKENAKGDAEKMPAVDIKLEALLPVLNREIPLKAHAHRADDMFTALRIAKEFNLKITLDHVTEGHLIVDELKNENVSLIVGPSFGERSKIELKELSFKTPGVLSNAGMKIAIMTDHPVIPLKHLPMCAAYAVKDGMKEEEALKAITINAAQILGVDDRIGSLEKGKDADIAIFDGNPLEIKTKACYVLINGNIVYESK from the coding sequence ATGATACTTATAAAAAATGGAATTATAAATACAATGTCGGGAAAGAAATACGAAAAGGGCTGTGTGCTGATAGAGGGTACAAAAATAGTGGAGGTCGGAGAAAATATTTCGGCACCAAAAGGCGCTAAAGTAATTGACGCTAAAGGCATGTTTGTAATGCCGGGAATTATAGATGCCCATTGTCACATCGGCCTGTGGGAGGACGCCATGGGCTTCGAGGGCGCTGACGGCAATGAAATGACAAACCCTATAACGCCACATATGAGGGCAATTGACGGAATAAATCCGATGGACAGATGCTTTCAGGAAGCTTATGAAGCAGGAGTTACTGCTGCTATGACAGGTCCGGGGAGTGCAAATGTAATAGGAGGACAGTTCGCAGTAGTTAAAACCTATGGCAAAAGAGTGGATGACATGGTAATAAAGGCTCCTGCAGCCATGAAAATAGCCTTTGGTGAAAACCCAAAAAGAGTTTATCACTCCAAAAACCAGATGCCGGAAACCAGAATGGGTACGGCCGCCCTTTTAAGAGAAACTCTTTTAAAAGCCGTTGAATATAAAACAAAGAAGGAAAATGCCAAAGGTGATGCGGAAAAAATGCCGGCTGTAGATATAAAGCTTGAAGCGCTGCTACCCGTGCTTAACAGGGAAATACCGCTAAAGGCCCATGCCCATAGGGCGGATGATATGTTCACCGCTTTGAGGATTGCAAAGGAATTCAACCTTAAAATAACCCTGGATCATGTCACCGAAGGCCATCTGATAGTGGATGAACTGAAAAATGAAAATGTTTCTTTAATTGTAGGCCCAAGCTTTGGAGAAAGAAGCAAGATAGAATTAAAGGAGCTTTCCTTTAAAACTCCGGGAGTACTTTCAAATGCGGGAATGAAAATTGCTATTATGACAGATCATCCGGTAATACCGCTAAAGCACCTTCCTATGTGCGCTGCCTATGCGGTAAAGGATGGGATGAAAGAAGAAGAAGCATTAAAGGCTATAACCATAAATGCTGCACAAATACTCGGAGTGGATGACAGGATAGGCAGTTTAGAAAAAGGCAAGGATGCAGACATTGCCATATTTGACGGTAATCCATTAGAAATTAAGACAAAGGCATGCTATGTACTGATAAACGGCAATATAGTTTATGAAAGCAAATAA
- a CDS encoding nucleoid-associated protein encodes MTTEVNVYIKKIIVHILDSSTGVPVLSDLEHPMDDDIDKFLVKHISKVLNDDSLKTAYFKSDECKFKILSQSLAANRADFVPITQDAASTLFNIMESNVDIPPADLVCCLLDMDGTDYLGILKFNYRPSYIHYVKGDTQTKVNSIVKQKTSLAGENQKVDECALINLEDFSVKIIEKKYEINGEKEFYFSDIYLGCRGEISEKQKAKLFKKVTDNFNKKFCPDDIEKSADIRRAINEYIDENEEINVERIAESAFKRAPDLKKAYMEHAEKAGLTSANIAVDPEYGEKIFKRHKIKTDTGIEINLPVDQYTDRAKIEFINNPDGTISIIIKNIKKITDL; translated from the coding sequence TTGACAACAGAAGTAAATGTATATATAAAGAAAATCATAGTTCACATATTGGACAGTTCCACCGGTGTGCCGGTGCTGTCGGATTTGGAGCATCCTATGGACGATGATATAGATAAATTTTTAGTTAAGCACATATCAAAAGTGCTGAACGATGACAGTCTTAAAACCGCTTATTTTAAAAGTGATGAATGCAAATTTAAGATTTTGTCACAAAGCCTTGCAGCAAACAGGGCGGATTTTGTCCCTATAACCCAGGATGCAGCATCAACATTATTTAACATAATGGAAAGCAATGTGGATATACCGCCTGCCGACTTAGTATGCTGTCTTCTTGACATGGACGGAACAGATTACTTGGGTATTTTAAAATTTAATTACAGGCCTTCTTATATTCATTATGTTAAAGGAGATACCCAAACCAAGGTAAATTCAATTGTAAAGCAAAAGACATCCTTAGCAGGAGAAAATCAAAAGGTAGACGAATGTGCCCTTATTAATCTCGAGGATTTCAGTGTGAAAATAATAGAGAAAAAGTATGAGATAAACGGAGAAAAGGAATTTTATTTTTCTGATATCTACCTTGGATGCCGGGGAGAAATTTCAGAAAAACAAAAAGCCAAATTATTTAAGAAGGTTACGGACAATTTCAATAAAAAATTCTGCCCCGATGATATAGAAAAGTCTGCTGATATAAGGCGGGCAATTAACGAATATATAGATGAAAATGAAGAGATAAACGTAGAAAGAATTGCTGAATCTGCCTTTAAAAGAGCCCCTGATTTAAAGAAGGCATATATGGAGCATGCGGAAAAAGCCGGGTTGACATCCGCAAATATTGCAGTAGACCCGGAATATGGAGAGAAGATTTTTAAACGCCACAAAATTAAGACGGACACAGGTATAGAAATAAATCTTCCTGTAGACCAATACACAGACAGAGCAAAAATCGAATTCATAAACAATCCCGATGGTACCATATCCATAATTATTAAAA
- a CDS encoding fumarylacetoacetate hydrolase family protein: protein MKLVRFEKDGKVSYGSIENDKITLIEGDIFGSFSLTREIISLDEVRLLAPCTPNKAICVGLNYKDHAEEVNIPLPSSPTLFMKPSTTLIGPKDYIEYPEMSKRVDYECELVIVIKKEAKNVSAEQAKDVILGYTCGNDVTARDLQPSDGQWTLAKSFDTFMPLGPWIATDVNPYNLNIKTYLNGEVKQNSNTKHLIFGCFELVSYISRVMTLKPGDVIMTGTPSGIAAMNKGDKVEIEIESIGKLVNYLR, encoded by the coding sequence ATGAAGCTTGTTCGTTTTGAGAAGGATGGCAAAGTGTCATACGGAAGTATTGAAAATGATAAAATTACTCTTATAGAAGGAGATATTTTCGGCAGTTTCAGCCTTACCAGGGAAATAATATCACTTGATGAGGTTAGGCTGTTGGCACCATGTACGCCAAACAAGGCCATATGCGTAGGATTAAATTACAAGGACCATGCAGAAGAGGTAAACATTCCGCTGCCTTCTTCACCCACTCTATTTATGAAACCTTCAACAACATTGATAGGTCCAAAGGATTATATAGAATACCCTGAAATGTCAAAGAGGGTGGATTATGAATGCGAGCTGGTTATAGTAATTAAAAAGGAAGCTAAAAATGTAAGTGCAGAACAAGCAAAGGATGTAATTTTAGGCTATACCTGCGGAAATGATGTTACTGCAAGAGACCTGCAGCCCTCCGACGGACAGTGGACTCTGGCAAAATCCTTTGATACATTCATGCCTTTAGGACCATGGATTGCGACAGATGTGAACCCTTATAACCTCAACATCAAAACTTACTTAAACGGTGAGGTAAAGCAAAATTCCAATACAAAGCACCTTATATTCGGATGCTTCGAGCTTGTAAGCTATATATCAAGAGTTATGACTCTAAAACCGGGAGATGTTATAATGACGGGAACGCCATCGGGTATTGCCGCCATGAACAAAGGAGACAAGGTGGAAATTGAAATTGAATCCATAGGTAAACTAGTCAATTATCTAAGATAA
- a CDS encoding YaaR family protein, with product MEISKVSSDKQVKQRSVVTNKKLDKNFSEEFSSANKRESENRLGRLFEEIKKKGKRIIETHSVTAVQEYKAHIKEYLTLVLKDAYRIKKLRSMYNGNPATVVDVINKELDELANTILVHEKGTIEVVNKITSIEGLLIDIYQ from the coding sequence ATGGAAATTTCCAAAGTATCATCGGATAAACAAGTGAAGCAAAGATCGGTAGTGACCAATAAAAAATTAGACAAGAACTTTTCGGAGGAATTCAGCTCTGCAAATAAAAGAGAAAGTGAAAACCGCTTGGGAAGGCTCTTTGAAGAGATAAAAAAGAAGGGCAAAAGGATTATCGAAACCCACAGCGTAACTGCCGTTCAGGAATATAAAGCACATATAAAGGAATATCTTACTTTGGTACTTAAGGATGCTTACCGCATAAAAAAGCTTCGAAGCATGTATAACGGAAATCCCGCAACTGTTGTTGATGTCATAAACAAGGAGCTTGACGAGCTGGCAAATACCATCCTCGTACATGAAAAAGGCACTATTGAAGTGGTAAACAAAATAACCAGCATCGAAGGCCTTTTAATAGATATTTATCAGTAA